The following proteins come from a genomic window of Candidozyma auris chromosome 4, complete sequence:
- a CDS encoding sedoheptulose-bisphosphatase yields the protein MKAPTPRVIFVRHGQTEWSKSGQHTSVTDLDLTPFGVIQMEKTGHSLIGHEHYQMIKPENLKHIVSSPRTRAQHTVQLLLSGLTEDERKAIQISVDEDIREWEYGDYEGLLTQQIKDLRKERGLDKDQTWNIWRDGCENGETYVEVTKRVDRMIEKIRAIHKKALDAEEPCDVLVVGHGHILRCFAARWVNQPINTNPNYMLDAGGVGVLSYQHRNINEPALYLAGAFTVPVEEKSADL from the coding sequence ATGAAAGCACCAACTCCAAGAGTCATTTTCGTGCGCCACGGCCAGACTGAATGGTCAAAGTCGGGTCAGCACACTTCAGTCACAGACTTGGACCTCACACCGTTTGGAGTGATCCAAATGGAGAAGACGGGCCACTCGTTGATAGGCCACGAGCACTATCAGATGATTAAGCCAGAGAACTTGAAGCACATAgtctcttctccaagaaccAGGGCCCAGCATACAGTTCAGCTCTTACTTTCTGGTTTGACTGAAGACGAAAGGAAGGCCATCCAGATCTCGGTCGATGAAGATATCAGAGAGTGGGAGTACGGTGACTACGAGGGATTGTTGACCCAGCAGATCAAAGATTTGCGCAAGGAAAGAGGGCTTGATAAGGATCAGACTTGGAACATCTGGAGAGACGGCTGTGAAAATGGTGAAACGTATGTGGAGGTCACCAAGAGAGTGGACAGAATGATAGAGAAGATCAGAGCGATCCACAAGAAGGCTCTTGATGCTGAGGAGCCATGCGACGTTCTCGTTGTCGGCCATGGTCACATTTTGCGCTGTTTTGCTGCTCGTTGGGTCAACCAGCCGATCAACACCAACCCCAACTACATGTTGGATGCCGGTGGAGTAGGTGTGTTGAGCTACCAGCATCGCAACATCAATGAGCCAGCATTGTACTTGGCTGGAGCCTTCACAGTACCAGTAGAGGAAAAGAGTGCAGACTTGTAG